TCAAACTCCTCTTCTCCCTGCGCATTTTTCCGGTCTTCTCTGCGCCGTTTTACCCATAACTGCAACCAGATCGCAACCGGAATAATCAGCAAAGAAAACATCAAAGCAATTTCTGCATCTTCCATTCATTAACCTCTTTCACAAAAACTATTTTTAAAATTTATTATTACACACAAGCAACGAGCTTCACATGACGTCTCCAGACCATACTCACCCGTTCACTCATCGATCATCAAAAATCAATGACGATAGATTACCTTAAACTGCATCGTCTAATAAAGATTTTTTCCCGGGTTCGAATGATCTCCACAAAATTACGTTTCTGATACATCAATAAAATTGCGCTAAAAAATTTTTTTATGGGATATCATTTACCAATTTCCACACTCAAGACACTATGAAATGGCTTGATCTTCCATTCTCAAAAGAAGCGCGCGGCAATGTGAAGCTGCCCGGTTCCAAAAGTATCTCCAACCGGATTCTGTTACTCGCCGCACTATCGGAAGGCACCACGCATATTCAAGATTTATTGGCGTCTGATGATACTGCGCGCATGCTCGAAGCCCTCACCAAATTAGGAATTACGATTTCGCAATCATCCGAGCATGATTATTGCGTAACAGGAGCTAGCGGCAAGTTTCCAGTAGCTGAAGCCGACTTATTTCTCGGAAATGCCGGCACTGCATTCCGTCCCTTGGTTGCTGTACTATCACTGATGCAAGGGCATTACCGTTTATCCGGCGTGCCGCGCATGCACGAGCGCCCGATTGCTAATTTGGTCGATGCGTTGCGGCAAATCGGTGCAAACATCACATACTTGGGCAATCCCGGTTATCCTCCCCTGGAAATCGGACCAGCCGATATGCAAAACCGGGATGAATCGTTGACGGTTAACGTGAAGGGTAATGTTTCCAGTCAGTTCTTAACCGGTCTTTTGATGGCTCTACCGCTAACCGGGAAACAATCCATCATTCATGTATCCGGTAATTTAATTTCAAAACCTTATATTGAACTGACGCTTGCCCAAATGCGGCGATTCCGTGTTGAAGTCGAACAGCGTGATTGGCAGCAATTTATTATTCCGCCGCAGCAAGCATATCGCAGTCCCGGCCAAATCAGCGTTGAAGGCGATGCTTCTTCCGCCTCTTATTTCCTCGCTGCCGGTGCAATTGGACATGGACCGGTTCGCGTTCATGGGGTGGGTCGTGACAGCGTGCAAGGCGATACCCGGTTTGCAGCGGCGCTTGAAATGATGGGCGCTAAAATTTCGATGGGAGACCACTGGATCGAAGCAAGCAGTACTGCAGCCAATGGAAAAAAACCGCTGCATGCCATTGAGCTTGACTGCAACCACATTCCGGATGCCGCCATGACACTGGCGGTTACTGCCTTGTTCGCGGAAGGCACTACCGTGCTTTACAATATCGCCAGCTGGCGATTAAAAGAAACCGACCGGTTGGCGGCTATGGCTACCGAACTACGAAAGTTAGGCGCGCAAGTCGAAGAAGGAGCGGATTACTTACGCATCACGCCACCCGCTCACGGGTTAACGCCGGATATCGCCATCGATACCTATGATGACCATCGCATGGCGATGTGCTTCTCGCTTGTTTCCTTGGGAACGCCGGTTCGCATCAACGATCCCGGTTGTGTTGCAAAAACTTTTCCCGATTATTTTGAGTTATTTTCGCAACTCGTTCACTCTCCAAAAATATAACTCGCTTGGTAACTTATTTAATACGCGAAACATCCAAATGAACATTCATACGATCCCCGTCATTACCATCGATGGTCCATCAGCATCCGGAAAAGGCACCATCGCCCAGCTGGTTGCCAATAAACTCGGATTTCATTATCTGGACAGCGGCGCGCTGTATCGATTAGTTGCATTAAAATCGCTGCAATCCCGCATTGATATTGACGATACTGTGCAACTTGCCGGCTTAGCCAGAAAATTGGATACGGTTTTTAAGGATAACCAAATTTGCCTGGACGGAAAAATCGTTACCGATGAGATTCGCTCCGAGCAGTGCGGAAACTTAGCATCAAAATTAGCAGCCCACCCGCAAGTCCGTGCCGCGCTGACTGAGCGCCAGCGCGCATTTCGTCAACCTCCCGGGCTGGTGACCGATGGCCGGGACATGGGATCGGTCATCTTTCCGGATGCAATTCTTAAAATCTTTCTAACTGCAAGTGCTGAAATCCGTGCGCAAAGACGCCATAACCAGTTGATAGAGAAAGGAATAAGTGCTAATATTGCCGACCTTTTGCAAGATATCGAGAAACGGGATGAACGCGACAGCAATCGTAGTATTGCACCTTTACAGCAATGTAGTGACGCACGATTACTGGATACCTCATCGCTAACCATATCCCAGGCGCAAGACACTGTTCTCGCCTGGTATAATGCAATCTGTGCGAAAACCAGCGCTTGAATTAAAACATTCAATTATTCTTTACGAAATTTTTATATCAAGCATCTATTAACTAACCCAGCCCGCTGGATATTTTTCCGGCAGGACTGTTTAACTAGGTATTTTACGAATGACTAATGCTTCCCCTGCTACCCAGAAATCCCCCGAAAGTTTTGCTCAACTCTTTGAAGAAAGTCTCACACGCCAGGAAATGCGCATCGGCGAAGTTATCACCGCCGAGGTGGTTCGCGTTGATTACAATATTGTTGTTGTCAATGCAGGCCTTAAATCAGAAAGTTTTATTCCGGTCGAAGAATTCAAAAATGACCGCGGCGAAATTGAAGTAAAACCCGGCGATTTTATCAGTGTCGCCATCGAATCGCTCGAAGATGGTTTTGGAGAAACACGCCTTTCCCGCGACAAGGCAAAACGCCTCACCGCGTGGCATGATTTGGAAGAAGCCATGGAAAGCGGAAAAATCGTGACCGGAATGGTCAATGGCAAGGTGAAGGGCGGCCTGACAGCGATGATTAACGGTATCCGCGCATTTTTGCCAGGCTCGCTAGTCGATATACGTCCGGTAAAAGACACTACGCCTTATGAAAATAAGGAAATGGAATTCAAGGTTATCAAGCTAGACCGTAAACGTAACAACGTGGTCGTGTCACGCCGCGCAGTCTTGGAAGCAACACAGGGCGCCGATCGTGAAACCTTGCTATCGAATCTGCAAGAAGGCGCCATTGTTCATGGAATCGTCAAGAATATTACGGATTACGGTGCATTTGTCGATTTGGGCGGTATTGACGGTCTATTGCATATTACCGATTTAGCATGGCGCCGCGTCAAACATCCTTCCGAGGTTGTTACTATCGGCGATGAAGTCACCGCCAAAGTTCTTAAATTCGATCAAGAAAAGAACCGCGTATCCTTGGGCATGAAGCAACTCACCGAGGACCCTTGGGTTGGATTATCACGCCGTTACCCAGCACGCACCCGCCTGTTTGGAAAAGTTACCAATCTGACCGACTACGGTGCATTCATCGAAATTGAACAGGGCATCGAAGGTTTGGTTCACGTTTCCGAAATGGATTGGACCAACAAAAATGTCTACCCATCCAAGATTGTGCAGCTCGGAGACGAAGTCGAGGTCATGATCCTTGAGATTGATGAAGAACGGCGCCGTATCTCCCTGGGTATGAAACAATGCCAGCAAAATCCATGGGAAGAGTTTGCTGCTGCGCATGAAAAAGGCGACAAGGTTCGCGGACAGATTAAATCGATTACCGATTTCGGCGTATTTATCGGACTCCCCGGCAATATTGACGGTCTGGTGCATTTATCCGATTTATCCTGGAATCAACCTGGCGAAGAAACGGTTCTAAACTACAAGAAAGGCGATGAGGTTGAAGCGATTATCCTATCCATCGACGTCGAAAGAGAGCGGATCTCACTGGGTATCAAACAGATGGAAGGTGATCCATTTACCAGTTTTGTCGCGGAACATGACAAAAACAGCATCATTGAAGGCACGGTAAAATCCATTGATGCGAAAGGCGCTGTCATTGCTTTAACCGATGAAGTGGAAGGATACTTGCGCGCTTCCGAAGTCTCGCGCGATCGCGTTGAAGATATCCGCACCCATTTGAAGGAAGGCGATAAGGTTGAAACCATGATTATCAACGTCGACCGCAAGAATCGGACGATCAATCTCTCGATCAAAGCAAAAGATAAGTCAGACGAAACCAGCGCTATGCAAAAAATTAAAGCGCCGACTAACGCTGGAACAACCAGCCTGGGTGCGCTTCTAAAAGCTAAAATGGATAGCAAAAGTACTGAGCAATAAGGAATTTTATGACAAAATCTGAATTGATTTCTCGACTTGCGGCACGTTTTCCGCAGCTTGTGACTAAAGATGCCGAACTTTCCGTTAAAACGATTATCGATGCCATGGCCAGAAGCTTGGCCAAGGGCGAGCGAATCGAGATCCGGGGTTTTGGAAGCTTTGATCTGAATTACCGGCCGCCACGCGTCGGCCGTAATCCTAAGTCAGGCGAGAAAGTTAAAGTACCGGAAAAATATGTTCCGCATTTCAAAGCTGGCAAAGAAATGCGCGAACGTGTTGATTTTAAAGATAAGAAGTAGATTTACTTTCTAATCACGAGAAATTGCTTGATTTCGCTTGCAATCCCTCGTGATTAGTTACTTGTATAAACTGCTTTTAGTTTTTTATCATAATCAATAACTTGTATGGATTATTCTTATCATGATGAAACTAATCACATGGCTTTCACGCATTTTTATTTTTGTAGCGCTTGCGGTCTTTGCTTCTAATAACACGCAGCTTATTACGTTGCAATACTACTTCGACAAATCAATAGAACTTCCTTTAAGTGTTGCTTTGCTGATCTTCTTTGCTGCGGGTGCGCTCATTGCGGCGGTTGTGGTTCGATGCCGTTGCCATACTGATTAAAAACATTCTCCTACTCTTGCATGCCTGAATCACGCATCATTGTTGCACTGGATTATTCGAATGAAACCGATGCGTGGCACTTAATCAACAAATTAGAGCCGCAACTGTGCCGGTTAAAAGTCGGCAAGGAACTGTTCACGATTGCAGGTCCGCGCTTTGTTGAAAAACTCGTATCCACAGGGTACGACGTTTTCCTTGATTTGAAATTCCACGATATCCCCAATACTGTTGCGCAGGCATGCAAAGCTGCCGCGGGTCTCGGCGTATGGATGCTCAATGTTCATGCCCTAGGCGGGCGGAAAATGATGCTGGCGGCACGTGATGCGATCCAGACTACTTCAACGAAATTAATCGCGGTCACTTTACTGACAAGTCTGGATAAGGAAGACCTTGCAGAAATCGGCTTGCCGGGCCAGCCAGCCGATATCGTTCAACGCTTGGCGCACTTAGCGTATGACTGCGGAATGGATGGCGTTGTTTGCTCTGCTCAAGAGGCCATTCAGCTTCGGCAAACATTGGGACATAGTTTTTGCTTGGTTACACCTGGAATACGGCCTGCGGATGCTCATTCCGGCGATCAGAAACGTATCACAACCCCCGCTCAGGCCATTATCAATGGCGCACATTACTTGGTAATCGGCCGGCCAATCACGCAAGCGCAAGACCCGGTGCTCACATGTGAGCGATTGAATGCTGAAATCGCTATTTTACAATCGTAATATCTGTATCTGCTGCATTATTGCCACAAACTTCAAGCTGATCTGATCACACTATTTGCAACACTCTCAATATCGGTAATTGTTTCTCTAGAAATTTCTCTGCTTGTTCTTTCAATTCTTGGATATTGTCATGATCCGTTTCAAGTGTTTTTCCTTGCTTGATAATTTTCTGACCTTGTCCCGCCAGTATCTGCCAAGCAAATTGCACGCAGTCATCGGCATTTTTCTTGCCTTTACTCATCGCAAGCAGAAATAACTGCTGAAATCGCCCTATCGCGACACCGCCGCCAGTCACCGGACTCGCTAAACATGCGATATCACCTGAACTTGCGGATTTCTTCAAAAGGAATTGATTCAATTTATCGGTTTGTTTCTTTGCCCGGCTGATTTCACTGTCTTCCTGAACTAATGACAATTGTCCGGAGCCAGTCAATATCATGACAGCTTGAACGATCTGCGCAAGCGTGATTTGCCGGCCTTGCAAGGTCTGTTCCAGTTGACCAACCGTTTTAATCTTATAGTCTGCTAGCACATCCAGAATGGGACCATATACAGCTTCGCTGAGCGTTGCCTGACCCAGTGCGCCCGTTACTTTCATTTCCGCTTCTGAGCGATGAACCGTTAATACTATCCGAAGCTCGCGATTCCTTTCGATCTGCTCTAGTTTTGAAATACTACAGCTGCCTTTCACCCAGTAATCCCGGCGGAATTGCTGATTAACAATAAAATCTCTTACACTCTCCCGAAACATCGCATCAGGAATTTCCTTTAATAAATTCTGCTGCGCCTCGGTCAAATTGATGATATCGATATGGTCGATTGGGTTTACGGAGCATGCAAAGTTTAATTTTGCCGGTGCAAGCCATTCCATCATGGTTGCGAAGTGAATCGGGTGCCAATCGCGATTAAAATACTCATGAGCCAGATAATGCCGGTTCTGCGCCTTTACTTTCTTCACTCTCTCAGCAATTTGCGGATTAATTTTCGAATATATCGGATTTACCGCTAATAACCTTTCAGAAAAATCCAGCGCACCATTGATGCGATTGACAATCCCGTGACCTTCAGCACCCAGTGTTTTTGCATGCTCAGTCCATAAGTGACGAACTGGCAAAAACGGCGACCAGCCGGGCAAAGTGTTATAGCTGATGTATAACACGCCGCCGACCTTTAATTTTCTTTTAATAAAATCGACGATTATCGTCCTGTTTTCGTCATTGATCCAACTCCAGATACCGTGCACCCCTATGAAATCGAATTCCGGCAGATCTGTGCGCACAGCGAATTCACTAAAACTGTCATCATAAAGTCTTACACCGGCTCCTGAAACCTCTCCCAATTCTTTGGCAAATACAACCTGGGATGGATTGAAATCGGTGCCATACCACTCGATCTGGGAAGCAGCCGCATGGGCGTTAATACTTAATCCTTGCCCAAACCCTAGCTCGCATGCAGTATTAATTTTTGGGAACTTAAGTCCTGCATGAGTGAATAGTTGCTTGATGCGCAATGG
This is a stretch of genomic DNA from Nitrosomonas sp. sh817. It encodes these proteins:
- the aroA gene encoding 3-phosphoshikimate 1-carboxyvinyltransferase; its protein translation is MKWLDLPFSKEARGNVKLPGSKSISNRILLLAALSEGTTHIQDLLASDDTARMLEALTKLGITISQSSEHDYCVTGASGKFPVAEADLFLGNAGTAFRPLVAVLSLMQGHYRLSGVPRMHERPIANLVDALRQIGANITYLGNPGYPPLEIGPADMQNRDESLTVNVKGNVSSQFLTGLLMALPLTGKQSIIHVSGNLISKPYIELTLAQMRRFRVEVEQRDWQQFIIPPQQAYRSPGQISVEGDASSASYFLAAGAIGHGPVRVHGVGRDSVQGDTRFAAALEMMGAKISMGDHWIEASSTAANGKKPLHAIELDCNHIPDAAMTLAVTALFAEGTTVLYNIASWRLKETDRLAAMATELRKLGAQVEEGADYLRITPPAHGLTPDIAIDTYDDHRMAMCFSLVSLGTPVRINDPGCVAKTFPDYFELFSQLVHSPKI
- the cmk gene encoding (d)CMP kinase, with product MNIHTIPVITIDGPSASGKGTIAQLVANKLGFHYLDSGALYRLVALKSLQSRIDIDDTVQLAGLARKLDTVFKDNQICLDGKIVTDEIRSEQCGNLASKLAAHPQVRAALTERQRAFRQPPGLVTDGRDMGSVIFPDAILKIFLTASAEIRAQRRHNQLIEKGISANIADLLQDIEKRDERDSNRSIAPLQQCSDARLLDTSSLTISQAQDTVLAWYNAICAKTSA
- the rpsA gene encoding 30S ribosomal protein S1, with product MTNASPATQKSPESFAQLFEESLTRQEMRIGEVITAEVVRVDYNIVVVNAGLKSESFIPVEEFKNDRGEIEVKPGDFISVAIESLEDGFGETRLSRDKAKRLTAWHDLEEAMESGKIVTGMVNGKVKGGLTAMINGIRAFLPGSLVDIRPVKDTTPYENKEMEFKVIKLDRKRNNVVVSRRAVLEATQGADRETLLSNLQEGAIVHGIVKNITDYGAFVDLGGIDGLLHITDLAWRRVKHPSEVVTIGDEVTAKVLKFDQEKNRVSLGMKQLTEDPWVGLSRRYPARTRLFGKVTNLTDYGAFIEIEQGIEGLVHVSEMDWTNKNVYPSKIVQLGDEVEVMILEIDEERRRISLGMKQCQQNPWEEFAAAHEKGDKVRGQIKSITDFGVFIGLPGNIDGLVHLSDLSWNQPGEETVLNYKKGDEVEAIILSIDVERERISLGIKQMEGDPFTSFVAEHDKNSIIEGTVKSIDAKGAVIALTDEVEGYLRASEVSRDRVEDIRTHLKEGDKVETMIINVDRKNRTINLSIKAKDKSDETSAMQKIKAPTNAGTTSLGALLKAKMDSKSTEQ
- a CDS encoding integration host factor subunit beta; translated protein: MTKSELISRLAARFPQLVTKDAELSVKTIIDAMARSLAKGERIEIRGFGSFDLNYRPPRVGRNPKSGEKVKVPEKYVPHFKAGKEMRERVDFKDKK
- a CDS encoding lipopolysaccharide assembly LapA domain-containing protein, with protein sequence MMKLITWLSRIFIFVALAVFASNNTQLITLQYYFDKSIELPLSVALLIFFAAGALIAAVVVRCRCHTD
- the pyrF gene encoding orotidine-5'-phosphate decarboxylase, encoding MPESRIIVALDYSNETDAWHLINKLEPQLCRLKVGKELFTIAGPRFVEKLVSTGYDVFLDLKFHDIPNTVAQACKAAAGLGVWMLNVHALGGRKMMLAARDAIQTTSTKLIAVTLLTSLDKEDLAEIGLPGQPADIVQRLAHLAYDCGMDGVVCSAQEAIQLRQTLGHSFCLVTPGIRPADAHSGDQKRITTPAQAIINGAHYLVIGRPITQAQDPVLTCERLNAEIAILQS
- a CDS encoding class I SAM-dependent methyltransferase, which codes for MNDWTGGYVADIGYTYGYYSELNPLRIKQLFTHAGLKFPKINTACELGFGQGLSINAHAAASQIEWYGTDFNPSQVVFAKELGEVSGAGVRLYDDSFSEFAVRTDLPEFDFIGVHGIWSWINDENRTIIVDFIKRKLKVGGVLYISYNTLPGWSPFLPVRHLWTEHAKTLGAEGHGIVNRINGALDFSERLLAVNPIYSKINPQIAERVKKVKAQNRHYLAHEYFNRDWHPIHFATMMEWLAPAKLNFACSVNPIDHIDIINLTEAQQNLLKEIPDAMFRESVRDFIVNQQFRRDYWVKGSCSISKLEQIERNRELRIVLTVHRSEAEMKVTGALGQATLSEAVYGPILDVLADYKIKTVGQLEQTLQGRQITLAQIVQAVMILTGSGQLSLVQEDSEISRAKKQTDKLNQFLLKKSASSGDIACLASPVTGGGVAIGRFQQLFLLAMSKGKKNADDCVQFAWQILAGQGQKIIKQGKTLETDHDNIQELKEQAEKFLEKQLPILRVLQIV